Below is a window of Desmonostoc muscorum LEGE 12446 DNA.
ACCGATGCCGTTGGCTGTTGTCACCGTGAAAGCACCAGGTACATTTAAGCTGGCGTTTGCTCCAAAAATAAATCCGGCTGGATTCATCAAGAACAAGTTAGGGCTACCACCACTCACCTGAATTAAGCCATTGATGATGGAAGGATTACCACCCGTAATTCGACCAAGGATATTTTGCAACGCTGGGCTGGCTTGAAAGTTGGCGATTTGTTCTGGTGAAATCCCAAACTGTTGAAAGCTGTGAAAGAGGTTGGCACCATCACCAGAAGTTGTACCGCCGGTGATATCAAGTCGGTTGCCGTTGGGAGTTACAATTGTGTTTGTACCATCGGCAGCAGGAACAATTTGCTGTGCTTGGGTGGGACTGATGCCACCGAGCAGCGGGGCAATAACTAGTAGAGAAGCGGCAATGCTAGACAGTGAAAGTTTTTGACAAGAAAGATCTTCTTTCCCCTCTGCTCCCCATCCCCTCTGCCCCTGTGCCTCTTTTTTGCGCCGCAAGATGAAGCGACCTGCGGGCAATTCTACATCGATTTGTAACTTATTTGCTAATCCGCGTCGCCAAAGTGCTTGGGCGATCGCCTTTTTTGACCAGAGTATTTGTTCTGTTCTTTTAGTAACAGAGATGCTTTCGGAATGAATTCGGTAGAAGTATAGAGGCTGTTTAACTCTGCGTACCGGGGCAATTTCGGAAAGTCTTAAACACAAATCGTAATCATAGGAAGTACCAGTAAAGGACGCATTGACACCCCCCACTTGGTCGTAAATACAACGACGCATGAGGCGGAAGTGGAAAGTCATGAAGTTTACCAACAGACCTTCTTTTGAGTAGGGGATATCACAGCGATCGCCATAACCAAGAACTTTGCCGTCTGCATCGATATTTAAATAGTCAGTGTAAACAAATCCCGTTTCTGGGTGGCGATTCAGAACTGCGGCGGTTTCGGCTAAGGCCGTAGGGGCGAGGATATCATCACTGTCAACTATACCGATGTAACTGCCACTAGTTTCGTTAATTGCTGCTTTGCAAGCCGCAGCAACTCCTTGATGGTGTCCTTGGATTACCCGGACTCGTCCATCTTGTTGAGCATATCTTTTGGCGATCGCCACTGATTCATCACAAGATCCATCATCCCAAATTCCTAGCTCCAAATCTTGCCATGTCTGCGCTAAGACACTGGCGATCGCTTCTTGAAGGTAAGCCTCCCGGTTGTAATTAACGATGACAATGGAAATCAGTGGTGACATCGAAGTAATCCCAAGTTTTCTACCTGTTACCAGAATATAGTGTTAAGGGCTTTCACTTAGGTAATCATTGCTGTTTATTATTTTTTAGTTACAAATTTTCTTAAATTGGAATGTCAAAAATATGATATTCAAATATTCATGCATCCATAAAAAGGGAGTGGGGAATAGGGAATGGGGAATGGGGACAAGGGGAAAGACTTGTTGCAAGTTCCTACTCAAGTCACCTTGTCCCCTCATCTCCCCCATCTCCCTCATCTCCCTCATCTCCCTCATCTCCCCCATCTCCCCACTCCCCAGTCACCGGGCACTCTAACGAAAAGAAATGACAAAAGGAACAGAAACTCGTGTTAAGCCGAAAGCAGTGACTCAGCCAAGAATTGTCTATCTCTCTCATCAGTTAGACGCTTGGCAAAGTCTGGCAAATACTAAATGGAATCAGCACAGTTTCAGTTTCAAGTGTGGCTTGTTAATTCTGCCCGTCCTCTGGATTCTAAGTGCCAACGGACTTAGAGCTACAGCCGATATTTCGACATCAAATAGTAGTTACCCAGAGTTACAAATCGTACAGGAAACAGAACCTTCGCCGGGAACTGAACCTAATCAACCACAACCAAACCCCGAATCATCGCCACCAGAACGCATTCGAGTCCGCAAAATCCAGGTTACGGATAGCACAGTTTTTAGTGAAAATGACTTGAATGCAGTTGTCAAGCCGTTTGAAGAACGAGACTTGACTTTAGAAGAAATCAGACAAGCAGCAGACGCCGTTACCCAGCTTTACCTAAATAAAGGGTATCTCAATTCCAGAGCGATTCCAGAGACTCAGCAACCTAGTAGTGCGGATGGTGTTGTGGTGATTCGGGTGATTGAGGGGCGTTTAGCAGAGATAGACATCCAAGGAACGCGGCGATTAAACCCATCTTATATTCGCAGTCGTATCGAATTAGGTGCTGGTATTCCTCTGAATATTGGTAAGTTGGAAGACCAACTAAAGCTATTGCGACTCGATCCCCTGTTTACAAATGTGGAAGCGCGTCTGCGTCCCACGGGTAAAGTTGGTCAAAGCGTTCTGGTTGTGAGAGTTGAAGAGGCAAATCCTTTAACTGGTAGCTTGGGTGTAGATAATTATTCGCCTCCCAGTATTGGTGCAGAAAGATTGGGTGTTGAACTGCGTCATCGAAATTTAACTGGGATGGGGGATGAGTTAGCAGGTTCTTATTTTCACTCGTTCACTGGTGGTTCCGATATCTTTGATTTTAGGTATCAGGTTCCTGTCAATGCTATGGATGGCAAGGTGCAAATTAGAGCTGCATTTAATCGTAACAGAATCACTGAAGCACCCTTCGATGCCTTTGGCATTCGGGCAAACCAGGATCTTTATGAAATCAATTACCGCCAACCATTGATGCGATCGCCAAGAGAAGAATTTGCCTTATCTTTAGGATTTACCTATCAAGATGGTCAAACTTTTCTCTTCGATAACCTTGCAACCCCCTTTGGTGTCGGTCCCGATGCCAATGGAGTTAGCCGTACCAGCGTAATTAAGTTTGGTCAAGATTATATCAGACGTGAACCCCAAGGTGCTTGGTTCTTGCGATCGCAATTTAGTTTTGGCATTGACATCTTAGACGCCACGATCAACAATGACCCCATACCCGACGGTCGCTTTTTCAGTTGGCTAGGTCAAATACAGCGCGTACAGCGACTCAGCAACGATCAATTATTGATTGTCCAAGCAGAGTTGCAGCTAACACCAGATAGCCTCTTACCTTCCCAGCAATTCGTCATTGGCGGCGGACAATCAGTCAGAGGATATCGCCAGAATGTCCGCTCAGGTGACAATGGATTTCGTGTGGCGATCGAAGATAGAATCACAATGCAGCGTAATGAGTCTGGATTATCGACGATTCAAGTAGCACCATTTGTTGACATGGGATCTGTGTGGAATAAGTCTAATAATCCGAATTCCCTACCCGATCAAACTTTTCTCATCGGTGCAGGCTTAGGATTATTGTGGAATGAAGCCTTTGGTATTGATAATTTAAATTTACGACTTGATTATGGATTTCCATTTATCGATTTGAGCGATCGCGGTAATAACGCTCAAGATGATGGCTTTTATTTTAGCCTACGGTATCAACCCTAATGGAAAGTGGGGAGTGAAATGAGGGGAATGAAGGAGACAGCGTAGGTAAAGCCCGCCGAACCCGAGTGCGTCTCGCTCCAGAAGGCATCGCTCCAAAAACCAAAAGTCCTTTGTCATCGCTTATTTCTCCCCCTGCACCCCCTGCCTCCCCTGCCTCCCCCCCCCCCTGCCCCCCCCCCCCCCTGCCCCCCTGCCCATCTATCCCCACTCCCCCTTGATGTTCGCACTTAAAACCTCGATTCTGCCAATCTGGCATATCTACTTGACTAAGTTTGATGATATTTGAGCATTGTGGTTCAATAATTTGACTTAAAATCGCCCAAAATAAGCTGCGGGTTAAATCTAGTCCAGTTTTGAGCCAAGATTCATGATTACCAGGAACACCCAACTCTCGAACGATTTCTGGCTCTACCCAAATACCATGAGCGCCCAAAAGAATCTGCGCCATCCATTTAGCCCTTGGTAAATGAGTCGGAGACGTAATAAGTTTTACCTTATGTACACCCCATTTACGCAGCAGAGGAATACTATAATAAAAATTTTCAAAGGTAGAATTTGCACACTTTTCTAACCAAACGTTTTCTAGGCTTGCGGATTCCCGCTGAAAAATTAACCATATACAAGGATCTGGTGAACCATGAGAAATTAAAATTGGGATTTGCGGGTATTGTTTTGCTTGCTGGACAATATATGTTTCTCGACGAATACTCCCACCAAGCACAAAGAAGGCATCCACTGGCTGCAAAGAAGCAAAAACTAAGGTTATAGTGGTAAAAATCAACCAAGCACCCAAAACAAAGCACAATCCAAGAGTTAGTTTTTGTAACAATTGCCACCGATTAACCAAACTTTTTTTAATGGAAATTAATGATTTGATAATAAATTTATGTTTCATGACTGATATCAAAAAAGCCGATTTGATGACTGTCCAAGATCACTGCAATTAAGCGATCGAAGTGCTATCTTATAAAAGTAATCTAAGGTACAAAGATGACGGCGATCGAAGTGTCACATCGTCAGTATAGCCTTCCGGAGAAGGCAAACAAACTCAGAAATGGTTATTAATAACTAATGCAGTATTTTCGGCATTATCACAATGCCAAAGGATCGAGAAAGCATAGCTGAGTTTGGGGTATAAAAACTTAAAAATTTTTAGAAAGCCTGATTGCTAAACTGTCAACAACACAATTATTCCAGCTAATATACATGAACCAATCTGCGAAAAGTTACTCGCCGCTCCAAGTAGCCTTGATTGGTGGAGCGATCGCTACGACTGCTACCATGTCTGTGTTCGGTTCTGCTTGGACTCGCGGTGTACGTGCAGCCCTAAGTCTACAAGACAGCCCAAAAGCGATAGTTGACCAAGTTTGGCAACTGGTGAATCACGAATATGTTGATGGCAAATTTAATCAACAAAACTGGCAAGCAACTAGGCAAAGCTTGTTGAGCAAAGACTATTCCACTCGTGAAGAAGCTTATGCTGCTATCCGCGAAGCTTTACAAACCTTGGGAGATCCTTACACTCGGTTCATGGACCCCAAACAGTTTGAAGCCCTGACTAGCCAAACCTCTGGAGAAGTCTCTGGTATCGGCGTCCGCATGGAAGTCAACGAAAAAACTCAACGCCTGACTGTTGTCGAAGCCATCGAGAATTCTCCGGCGCTGAAAGCTGGAATCAAAGCAGGCGATGAAATTGTGGCCATTGACGGCAAACCCACTCTCAAAATGAAAGTGGATGACGCCTCCAAACTAATTCGCGGCAAAGCCGGTACTCCCATCAGCCTACGGCTCAGACGTGCGGGGCAAAATGCCTTTGAACTGAAGCTAACGAGAGCAAATATTGAAGTACCAACAGTACGTTACACCCTCAGGCAAGAAGGAAATCGCCGCGTTGGCTACATCCGTTTGCGGGAATTTAGCGCCCACGCCGCAGAGCAAATGCAACGAGCCATCCGCGATTTGAACAGTAAGAAAGTTGATTCTTATGTGTTAGATTTGCGGGGAAATCCCGGGGGTTTGTTACAAGCCAGCATTGAAATTGCTCGGATGTGGTATAATGACGGCGGTATTGTTAAGACTGTAGACCGTGTAGGAAGCACTGAAGAAACTAAAGCCAATCGCACTGCCTTAACAAATCGTCCCTTGGCAGTATTGGTAGATGGTAATTCAGCTAGTGCTAGCGAAATCCTCACAGGCGCACTCAAGGATAATAAGCGAGCGGTAGTTGTTGGCGGTCAAACCTTTGGCAAAGCCTTAGTACAATCAGTCCATGAACTAGCGGATGGTTCCGGCCTAGCAGTCACCATTGCTCACTACTACACCCCTGCGGGAACCGATATCAACCATAAAGGGATTACGCCAGATATCAAGCTAGACTTGACAGAGGCACAAGAGCGTCAGTTGGCTTCTAATCCAGATTTAATCGGAACTAAGAGCGATCCCCAATATGCCAGAGCGATCGCTATTCTATCAGGTAACAACTTCGCCCAACCGCCAATCAATCAAACTAATCAACCCATGAGCGTCCGCGCTGGCGATTTGAAATTTTAGGATGAACAGAACTCAGAATTCTGAATTCTGAATTCTGAATTCAGCAATATTTGAGAGTCTTAATTAATGAAAGAATAAAAGCGTTTAATTATAGCGTTTCCTGGCCTGAAAAGGTACACCTGTAGGGGCACAGCAATGCCGTGCCCCTACACCTGGCGATATCATACTGTACCCCATCTGAATGGGAACCGCTATATGACGCCTTGGCAAAGCTTCTCTAGCTTTGCTTGTTGAATTCTGGCTCCTGATATCATGTCTGGCTAATTAGTTATGATTCCCGAATCTATGCACAAACCCAAAAACCCTGCCCCTCTGCCCCTCTGCTGCCTTAATGATAAGTCTTTAACCAGACATGATATGACTCCTGAATTCTGACTCCTGACTCCTGACTCCTGAATTCCGATTTGGATTGGGAATACTATTTAGTAGTTCCATCACCAAAATCTCAAATTTATGAATTATCAGCCAGTTGATGCAACCACCGCCACCAGCTTTTTGCCAATGGTATCGGTGGTTGTTCCTATTTATAACGGCGAGGCAGATTTACCAGATTTGCTCAATTGTCTGTTATCTCAAACTTACCCAAAAGATCGGGTAGAGTACTTATTGGTGGACAATAACAGTAGCGATCGCACTCTCAATTTTCTCAAAACAACTGCCGAAAATTGCCCAATTACAATTCGCCCCTTGAGCGAAAATCAAATTCAAAGCTCCTACGCTGCTCGTAACACTGGAATTCGTGCGGCTGTAAGCGAAATTATAGTTTTTACTGATGCAGATTGTCGTCCCCAACCCCAATGGCTAAATGCATTAATTCAGCCTTTTGTCAACTTGGAAGTGGTAATTGTTGCCGGGGAAATTTTGGCACTACCAGGCAAAACTTTGTTAGAACAACACGCAGACCGTGAAGAAACTCTGTCGCAAAAACACACCCTTGGCCATTCCTTTCGTCCCTATGGACAAACCGCTAACTTGGCAATTCGCCGTATCGCCTTAGAAAAAGCGGGTTTATTTCGTCCCCATCTTACCACTGGTGGCGATGCAGACATTTGCTGGCGGATTTTGGCCGAAAACATTGGGCGTTTGGAATTTGCCCCCAATGCCATCGTCCAGCACCGCCACCGCACGACACTTTTGGAACTGCAAAGTCAGTGGCGGCGTTATGGGCGTTCCAATCGCTATTTACACGAACTGCATGGTGTAGATTTAATGCGAGATATTACACTTGGTGAATGCGGATATCGTTTAGCGCGTTGGTTATTGAAAGAACTACCAAAAGATATTAGGAAGGCGATCGCGGGTCAAGCTACTCTGGTAGATTTATTAAATACTCCCATTGGTCTGTTTACAGCCAGGGCGCGTGCCGTTGGACAAACACAGGCCAAACTACCAGAAAATGCCAAGATCATTGCTCGACTGTAACAATAGTAGAAAGCTTTCCATACTAATAGGCAGCCAAGGCTCTGGTCAGTATTTGACAAAAGTTTTTGATTTAGTAAATGTATCTTAAGAGGTATTTTAAAAAATAAGTAAAGCGAATTATAGTATTGCTGACTAATATTCAACTATCAACAAAGCAAGTTCTGTTCTATTTATTTAGAATCTGTCTGCTCTTGCAACTATCCGCTGCTTCCCTGCTCAACAGGGTCTCAAGCTTAAGGAAGGCATAGAATCTGCTTATCCTTTACAGCTACCCTTCATAATTTTCCGAATTGAGCCGCATGAACGTAGACGGGTTTGGCCAACACATAGAAAAATTGCGCTCACAAGTACAGGAACTACTGCAACGCAGTGCAACTAAGCCCAACTTAGAGCAAGAAATAATAATAGAAGCTTTTGAGGAACTTCACACCACAGTGGAAGATCTATTGACAGTTTTCCAGGAGTTAGAGCTAACACGAGCGGCACTAGACAAAGAGCGCCAGCGTTACCAAGATTTGTTTGAATTTGCTCCAGACGCTTACTTGGTAACTAACACCGCAGGGACAATCCAAGAAGCTAACAATGCAGCAGCAACCTTACTTTATGTCCCCCAAAATTATCTGGTAGGTAAACCATTAATTCTCTTTATTGCTCAAGAAGACCGCCAGTTCTTTCGTTCTCAAATGAACAATTTGCAGCAGTCACTCAACTGGGAAATTAATCTAGAGCCACGGCGAGGAAAGCCATTCCCTGCCAGTATTACAGTATCTGCGGTGTACGACGAAAAAGGGAAGCAAGTCGGCTGGCGTTGGCTGCTGTGCAACATCACTGAGCGCAAACAAACTCAAGAAATGTTGCACCGAGCTTATGATGAGTTAGAAATACGGGTAGCAGAACGGACAGCAGAATTGGTAAAAGCAAATCAGAAATTGCTGACTGAAATTACAGAGCGCAAACGAGCCGAGTCACAACTGTTGCACCTTGCATTTCACGATGCACTCACCGGTCTGCCAAACCGTGCTGCATTTATTAACCGCTTAAGACATGCGATTAATTATTCCAAAAGGCATTCAAATTATGTATTTGCCGTACTGTTTATCGACCTAGATCGATTTAAGGCGATCAATGACAGTTTTGGACACCTCAAAGGAGACCAATTTCTACTTGCCATTGCAAGTAGGCTAGAAGTATGTGTACGCTCCATAGATACAGCAGCACGGCTTGGAGGAGACGAATTTACAATCCTGCTAGAGGGAATTCAAGATGTGTCAGACGCCATCAAAGTCGCTGAGCGGGTTGAACATGAACTGAGGTTACCCTTTGAGCTTGACGGACAAGAAATTTTCACAACAGCAAGTATTGGCATCGCCTTGAGTTCAACAGTAGATTATCAACAGCCAGAAGACGTGTTGAGAGATGCTGATACGGCAATGTACCGAGCTAAGATGCTGGGTAGAGCGCGTTATGAACTATTCAACTCAAATATGTATGCCAATGCCCTGGCGAAATTGCAGTTGGAGACCGATTTGCGCCGAGCAATTGAGCGCCTTGAGTTGCAGGTTTATTACCAGCCGATTGTTTCCCTGACTAGTGGCTCCATTTTAGGTTTTGAAGCTTTGTTGCGCTGGGAACATCCAGAGCGTGGTCTGCTGAATCCAGCAGATTTTATTCCCCTAGCAGAGGAAACTGGACTAATTTTCTCCATTGGCAAGTGGGTGTTACATGAAGCCTGTAGCCAAATGCAAACTTGGCGGGCGTCCTATCCTGACAACTTGCTCCAGAAAATCAGTGTCAATATCTCCCTCAAGCAATTTTCCCAGCCGGATTTAATTGAGCAGATTAGGGAAATCTTGCAATCAACTGGTTTGAATGCTGACATATTAGTGCTGGATATTACTGAGAATGTAATTTTAGAAAATGGCGATCGCGTAACTGCTGCACTCTCACAACTTCGAGAGATGGGCATTCAGTTATCAATTGATGACTTTGGTACAGGCTACTCTTCATTAGGTCGTCTTTATAACTTTCCCATTAGTCTGTTGAAAATAGACCGTTCTTTTATCAGTTCAATCAGCACTAATAGTAGAAATTTAGAAATTATTGAGATACTTGTGACATTAGCACACAAGCTGGGTGTGGATGTGCTTGCCGAAGGAATAGAGACTAAAGAGCAACTAGCACTTTTGAGAAAGTTGAACTGTGAATATGGCCAAGGCCATTTTTTCTCCGTTCCATTAAATAGTTTAAAAGCAGAGGCATTAATTATGGCAAATCCTCAGTGGTAAGAGCTGATTCGTAAACAAAAGCTTAAGCCGCCATTCGCTTTACCATTAGACGAATCAATGAGCCATAAATCATTGCTTCACTTAGCTCGGTCTACAACTCATAATCCTTACTCAAACGCCGAAATCGATTGAGCAAGTCTTATGTCCGTTCCACAATCCACATTCAGCATTGCTTAAATCACTTGGGTAAGGTTTGCGCTCTTGGTTCTCAATCGCGGGTAGACGGCTCATCGACAACAACATAACTACACTCGATTTAGCCTATAACCTGAGTCAACCCAGATTTAGTTCTCTTTAGATTTTCTTTACGAATCAGCTCTTAGGTAAAGCGAAAGATGCCATTTTTGACCTGATGGACGCAGTACTAACAAGTCCACAGGTCAACTCATCCTGTAATTATTACTTTAGCCACCCCTCCGTTAACTTGACAATATCGCCTACAGCAATGGGAGAGCGCACTGTTAGCTAACTACAAGAAACTTTTTAGAAAGGCCACCAATCAAACCCTCCACCTCCCTGCAAACCCAAAGAAGCAAGAATATTGAGGACTTCAGACTCAGATGTTCCGATAGAAAAAAGCGCATTAACTACATTCTGTACAGTACTACTTTGAATACCATTCCAAATAGCACTAGCCACATCAAACCTAGTACTATTTTGAATGCCATTCCAGAGTGCGCCAGCAATCGTATTAAAGTTTTGGCTGACTTCTTTATAAACAGCGTCGGCAATCGTCACAAAATTTTGAGTGACTTCATTGTAAAGAGCTTTCGCTATATCAACTGCGGTACTGCTGGGAATGCTCCAGAGTGCATCAGCAACATTCAATACCGTACTGCTTGAAATGCTCCAGAGTGCGTCGGCAATCGTATTAAAGTTTTGGCTGACTTCTTTATAAACAGCGTCGGCAATCGTCACAAAATTTTGAGTGACTTCATTGTAAAGAGCTTTCGCTATATCAACTGCGGTACTGCTGGGAATGCTCCAGAGTGCATCAGCAACATTCAATACCGTACTGCTTGAAATACTCCAGAGTGCGTCGGCAATCGTATTAAAGTTTTGGCTGACTTCTTTATAAACAGCGTCGGCAATCGTCACAAAATTTTGAGTGACTTCATTGTAAAGAGCTTTCGCTATATCAACTGCGGTACTGCTGGGAATGCTCCAGAGTGCATCAGCAACATTCAATACCGTACTGCTTGAAATGCTCCAGAGTGCGTCGGCAATCGTATTAAAGTTTTGGCTGACTTCTTTATAAACAGCGTCGGCAATCGTCACAAAATTTTGAGTGACTTCATTGTAAAGAGCTTTCGCTATATCAACTGCGGTACTGCTGGGAATGCTCCAGAGTGCATCAGCAACATTCAATACCGTACTGCTTGAAATGCTCCAGAGTGCGTCGGCAATCGTATTAAAGTTTTGGCTGACTTCTTTATAAACAGCGTCGGCAATCGTCACAAAATTTTGAGTGACTTCATTGTAAAGAGCTTTCGCTATATCAACTGCGGTACTGCTGGGAATGCTCCAGAGTGCATCAGCAACATTCAATACCGTACTGCTTGAAATGCTCCAGAGTGCGTCGGCAATCGTATTAAAGTTTTGGCTGACTTCTTTATAAACAGCGTCGGCAATCGTCACAAAATTTTGAGTGACTTCATTGTAAAGAGCTTTCGCTATATCAACTGCGGTACTGCTGGGAATGCTCCAGAGTGCATCAGCAACATTCAATACCGTACTGCTTGAAATGCTCCAGAGTGCGTCGGCAATCGTATTAAAGTTTTGGCTGACTTCTTTATAAACAGCGTCGGCAATCGTCACAAAATTTTGAGTGACTTCATTGTAAAGAGCTTTCGCTATATCAACTGCGGTACTGCTGGGAATGCTCCAGAGTGCATCAGCAACATTCAATACCGTACTGCTTGAAATGCTCCAGAGTGCGTCGGCAATCGTATTAAAGTTTTGGCTGACTTCTTTATAAAGAGCGTCGGCAATATTCCCTAATCCAGCACTGAGTTCGTTTTTTAAAACTTTAGCAACATCAATTATCCCCATGTCAAATTCTTGGAACAGGAGCTTAGCTACGTCAGCTAATCCAACATTAAGCTTGGTAAATAAAGTCTTAACTGTAAACACTCCCCAATCAAAAGAATCCCACGTTTGAACTCCGTTCAAATCACCACTATTTACGAGATCAGAAATAATTTGTGGGTTTTCAAGGACTTTTTTGGCAAGTGTTAAAGCAAAATTTACTGGATTATCAGTGGTCAAGAGTTCAATTGCAGGTGCCAACAAAGTACCCAGAAGCTCTCTAGAAGCTTCAACTGTCGCTCTAGTGCTTAAGAGTGTAGGAATTTGTCCTTGAGACAAAATCGCTAAAGCAATATTCGCAGTTATCCAATCTTCCGTCGGCTTAGACCAATAGCTAAATGAAGGACTAGAGAGGTAATCTTTACTAATGAAATTACTAGTTAGAGTAACTCCATTTCTCCGTGGAATATCTGGCAGATTTGGATCATTTGGTGTTAGATGATTAGAAAGATAAAATTTTTCGCTGCCTGCTGTATTATGTTTATCACCAAAAGGAAAGAAACTCTCTACACCTGTTGTGTTCCACTGAACCAATTGATAGTCACCGGGTAAATACGCCTGTCCTGCCAAGCTAACTAAATCATTGTTAACAATATAATGTGTAACTTTTTCAACGTTTTTTGCGTTAAAATTTGTTAGGGAGGCCACTGAAATTCCTGGTGAATTCAATGTCACAACCGAACCAAATTTATAGCCTTTACCAGTGAAGTATGCAACCGCTTGCTGAGCATTAGCTCCTCCTAAGCTATATCCAGTAATATCAACACGCTGATTAATTCCATTGTCTTTCAAAAACTTATTAGCAGCATTAATGAATTCCTGAATTTTAGCAATATTGTTTGAAAATTGATTTTTCCCTATCCCGGCAGCATTAAGATCATCTAAGATATCCTTCCCCAATCTCTCGTCAGGATTCGTTCCATTAAATACTAAAACAGGCGGGGCACCTGACTCTGATATAAAACCTGCGGCTTGAAACCCGCTAATTGAATCATCTATATAATCAAATAGTCTATATATTTGTCCTGACGGAGTTTTAATGCCTTCGTTTCCTGAGGTGCGGGGATCAACATCAAGAGTTTTGTACTTGCCAATTGTTTCCTTAAAGATTATACGATTTAGAAATTCATAATCTGCGTGACTTCCTTGAATTTCAAGATATGGTTTGATAGTGATAGTAGCACTAGTACTTGCACCTAACACATAGCTATTATTCGTGGTCAAGTTGATGATAACTGATTCTGTTATTTCAAAAACTGTGTCATTGATTGGCGTAACATTGACATTGGCTGTAGCTGAACCCGCCGCAAAGGTAACTGTTCCACCCAAATTGCTATAGTCTGTTCCTTTAGTAGCTGTACCACTGAGGGTATAGTTCACGGTTAAAGCAGCTGCTGTATTGCCGGTGCGTGTGAGGGTAAAGCGTCCAGGATTGGCTGTTTGTCCTGTGGTGGTTTCTGCTGCACTTGCATCCGTCGCGGCTACCGTAATCGTGG
It encodes the following:
- a CDS encoding ShlB/FhaC/HecB family hemolysin secretion/activation protein; this encodes MTKGTETRVKPKAVTQPRIVYLSHQLDAWQSLANTKWNQHSFSFKCGLLILPVLWILSANGLRATADISTSNSSYPELQIVQETEPSPGTEPNQPQPNPESSPPERIRVRKIQVTDSTVFSENDLNAVVKPFEERDLTLEEIRQAADAVTQLYLNKGYLNSRAIPETQQPSSADGVVVIRVIEGRLAEIDIQGTRRLNPSYIRSRIELGAGIPLNIGKLEDQLKLLRLDPLFTNVEARLRPTGKVGQSVLVVRVEEANPLTGSLGVDNYSPPSIGAERLGVELRHRNLTGMGDELAGSYFHSFTGGSDIFDFRYQVPVNAMDGKVQIRAAFNRNRITEAPFDAFGIRANQDLYEINYRQPLMRSPREEFALSLGFTYQDGQTFLFDNLATPFGVGPDANGVSRTSVIKFGQDYIRREPQGAWFLRSQFSFGIDILDATINNDPIPDGRFFSWLGQIQRVQRLSNDQLLIVQAELQLTPDSLLPSQQFVIGGGQSVRGYRQNVRSGDNGFRVAIEDRITMQRNESGLSTIQVAPFVDMGSVWNKSNNPNSLPDQTFLIGAGLGLLWNEAFGIDNLNLRLDYGFPFIDLSDRGNNAQDDGFYFSLRYQP
- a CDS encoding glycosyltransferase; this translates as MNYQPVDATTATSFLPMVSVVVPIYNGEADLPDLLNCLLSQTYPKDRVEYLLVDNNSSDRTLNFLKTTAENCPITIRPLSENQIQSSYAARNTGIRAAVSEIIVFTDADCRPQPQWLNALIQPFVNLEVVIVAGEILALPGKTLLEQHADREETLSQKHTLGHSFRPYGQTANLAIRRIALEKAGLFRPHLTTGGDADICWRILAENIGRLEFAPNAIVQHRHRTTLLELQSQWRRYGRSNRYLHELHGVDLMRDITLGECGYRLARWLLKELPKDIRKAIAGQATLVDLLNTPIGLFTARARAVGQTQAKLPENAKIIARL
- a CDS encoding putative bifunctional diguanylate cyclase/phosphodiesterase, with amino-acid sequence MNVDGFGQHIEKLRSQVQELLQRSATKPNLEQEIIIEAFEELHTTVEDLLTVFQELELTRAALDKERQRYQDLFEFAPDAYLVTNTAGTIQEANNAAATLLYVPQNYLVGKPLILFIAQEDRQFFRSQMNNLQQSLNWEINLEPRRGKPFPASITVSAVYDEKGKQVGWRWLLCNITERKQTQEMLHRAYDELEIRVAERTAELVKANQKLLTEITERKRAESQLLHLAFHDALTGLPNRAAFINRLRHAINYSKRHSNYVFAVLFIDLDRFKAINDSFGHLKGDQFLLAIASRLEVCVRSIDTAARLGGDEFTILLEGIQDVSDAIKVAERVEHELRLPFELDGQEIFTTASIGIALSSTVDYQQPEDVLRDADTAMYRAKMLGRARYELFNSNMYANALAKLQLETDLRRAIERLELQVYYQPIVSLTSGSILGFEALLRWEHPERGLLNPADFIPLAEETGLIFSIGKWVLHEACSQMQTWRASYPDNLLQKISVNISLKQFSQPDLIEQIREILQSTGLNADILVLDITENVILENGDRVTAALSQLREMGIQLSIDDFGTGYSSLGRLYNFPISLLKIDRSFISSISTNSRNLEIIEILVTLAHKLGVDVLAEGIETKEQLALLRKLNCEYGQGHFFSVPLNSLKAEALIMANPQW
- the ctpB gene encoding carboxyl-terminal processing protease CtpB, which gives rise to MNQSAKSYSPLQVALIGGAIATTATMSVFGSAWTRGVRAALSLQDSPKAIVDQVWQLVNHEYVDGKFNQQNWQATRQSLLSKDYSTREEAYAAIREALQTLGDPYTRFMDPKQFEALTSQTSGEVSGIGVRMEVNEKTQRLTVVEAIENSPALKAGIKAGDEIVAIDGKPTLKMKVDDASKLIRGKAGTPISLRLRRAGQNAFELKLTRANIEVPTVRYTLRQEGNRRVGYIRLREFSAHAAEQMQRAIRDLNSKKVDSYVLDLRGNPGGLLQASIEIARMWYNDGGIVKTVDRVGSTEETKANRTALTNRPLAVLVDGNSASASEILTGALKDNKRAVVVGGQTFGKALVQSVHELADGSGLAVTIAHYYTPAGTDINHKGITPDIKLDLTEAQERQLASNPDLIGTKSDPQYARAIAILSGNNFAQPPINQTNQPMSVRAGDLKF